In the Primulina tabacum isolate GXHZ01 chromosome 7, ASM2559414v2, whole genome shotgun sequence genome, ACATTATTGACTACGTGAAAATCAAAATGTCCTTTTATATTTTTACTAATTAAGGTAAAATACTAATTTGTATTCAAGATTTTTAATAATTACTCGTGCAATATTATGGAGTAACTAACTTATATTAGAGTTGAGAATTAGTTTGAGCCCAACATGACTCATATGCTAtatattaaaaaagaaaaaccgAAATATGAGATTCAAAATTGAAGGTCGAAGTTCTACACACGTAACGAATACCGATATATGCGAAATGATGGAATCCAACTAGGAAAGATTtaaggaaagaaagaaagaagcaTTATAGCCTAACCaggcaataaataaataacgaaAAACCCATTTTCCAATCACCATACTACACACATGCCTTCAAGTTCTTCTTGCAGCTATCTTTCGATTACCATTtggacaaaaacttatgtgagacagtTTTATAtattagggatgtaatcgagtcgagttgAGCCGAattttgaatgtttgagcttggctcgtttataatcgagccgaactcgagctttatttaacaaatatatgcatggctcacgagcttattcaagcctttatcgagcctaaacaagcttaataaatatgaattatacatttaaattttcattaaattaattaaaaataaattatatatttaaagaaaaatatattattcttattaaaatttgtaaatttattataataaataaatttaatagatttttctatatatttcataaataatatgcaaattcaataaatcaaatatcaaaactattattttttcatctaaaagattactcatgaaattaccaacgaacatgtacACGAGCTAACGatccgaatactgtaaagcttgagtttggtttgtttatctcaACGaccctcattaaacgagctcaaacgagcttttatcgaatcgagcttcgaatagctcacaaacggtttggttcatttacatccctatcatatgtcgtattttgtgagacggatctcttatttgggtcattcatgaaaaattattactttttatgctaagattattactttttattgtgaatatcgataagattgacccatctcacagatatatattcatgagatcgtctcacaaaagatctactCTACTACTTGTTACAAACCTCCATCCCAAACTTGAATAATTTTAAATGAAgacacaataattttttttaagaaaattatcaATATTGAGCACTTGTTTTAGTTGGACGATAaaggtttattataattgaacATCGTATCTTAAACGTTatcttgaaatttaaatatttacgtCAAATGAACTATAAGCCATCGACGATATCGACTCTTTTAAGAATtctttttatatgtttttaagGAGATTTTTAACGAAAatggaattttttaaaatttaaatatcatttttttgaaaaacactTTATGTATATCTACGTCTCTTCGTACATAcagtttttttgaaaaaaattaatttgatttatattcaaacataagtgatattataattataaaaattagtgACATGTCATACGCATTTTGAAATTATTACGTATTACAATTTGATTTAATTATGTTTACATGAGAGACATACCATAATTATGGAAACTAATGATGGTCTAAACTACAATTATGTTGAAGGAAGAGACACTTTGTATTAAAAATtttacattttattaatatattgaagtacaaacaatttaaaaatatttaaaaaaatctcaccaatatatataatgaaaaaatattactttttatgttaataatattactttttatcgtgaatatcggtagagttgactcgtcttgtctcacaaaaaacctgcTCGTATATGTATACATATGTATATGAATTAAAATAAACGGTTTTGATGTGAGAAGAAGTGTATGAGCACAATTTCCCCCCATATTAAAGGGAAGAAGCCCACCAAATTCTCGTGCTGAGCTTCATATCATATCACCAATTACAACTTGGAATACATGGAAGAAAGTGTAGCAGAGAAAGCTAATGATCATCAAGACGTCCCTCCTTCTCTCTCACCCAATAGCACCCTAAAACGCGCTGAAAATTCTATTCTCTCTGAGCTCAAAACACAGTGTCGGATCGCGATTCCATTGACTGTAATGAATTTAACTTGGTTTGCCAAATTGGCCATATCTACCGCGTTTCTTGGCCGGTTAGGGAACCTCTCGTTGGCGGGAGGGACTCTCGGTTTCACCTTTGCTAATGTGACGGGTTTTTCTGTGTTGAGTGGACTTTGTGGAGCCATGGAACCTATGTGTGGACAAGCTTTTGGAGCAAAGAACTTCAGGCTACTGCACAGGACCCTTACCATGGCCACATTGTTACTGCTCTCAGCAACCATTCCAATCGCTTTCTTATGGCTCAATGTGGATAAAATCTTAATCCAGCTCGGCCAAGAAAGAGATATCTCAATCACTGCAAGGCATTACCTGGCTTATCTCCTCCCTGATTTGGTTATAACTTCGTTCTTGTGTCCACTTAAAGCATACCTAAGCACACAGAACATCACAGTTCCGATTATGTTAAGCTCGGCTTTCGCCGTGGCACTTCACATCCCAATCAACGTGCTACTTTCACGAGAAAAAGGGCTTGAAGGGGTTTCAATGGCAGCGTGGATCACTGATCTGATAGTTGTGATTTTACTCGGTTTGTATGTTTTGATAACCGAGAAGAAAGGAGGAGAGAAATGGAAAGAAGGAGGGTGGTGGGAGTTACGTGGGACTGATGATTGGATTAAGCTTCTCAAGCTATCTGGTCCATGTTGCCTCACAACTTGTCTCGAATGGTGGTGCTACGAGATAATGGTCTTGCTCACGGGCCGATTACCGAACGCGAAGCAAGCCGTCGGAGTTCTAGCAATCGTGCTGAATTTCGATTACTTGCTCTACTCGGTTATGTTGTCTCTAGCCACATGTTCTTCAATTCGTGTGTCCAACGAACTAGGTGCGTTAAACGCTAGAATCGCTTACCGTTCGGCTTATGTTTCTCTATGCATCAGCATAATTTTGGGCTTTCTCGGCGGGTCGATAATGGTGTCCGCGAGAGGCGTATGGGGACCATTGTTTAGTGGTGATGAAGGGATTGTAAGAAACGTGAAGAGAATGATGCTTTGGATGGCCATTGTGGAAGTGGTGAATTTCCCGTTGGCCGTGTGCGGCGGCATCGTGCGGGGAACGGCTAGGCCATGGCTTGGGATGTATGCTAATATTTGCGGGTTCTATTTAGTTGCGTTGCCTCTGGGAGTGGTGCTAGGGTTTAGAATTCATCTTGGACTAGGGGGGTTGTTGATGGGATTCTTGTGTGGAATGgttgtttgtttggttttggtTTTCGTGTTTGTTGCGAGGATTGATTGGGAGGATGAGGCGGAGAAGGCACGGATGCTCACTAGTTCTCAACAAGATTGTGAACATCATGTCAAGAACGTTAATTCATGATTAAGAAAAGTTGGCATTGTTATCAACAAGTGTTTGAAATATGTAGTACCTTTTTTATATAACATGTCATTTTGCCATCGTGAGACTAGTCAACACTGTCTATATTTACGATATTAAATAATACttttgtcataaaaaaaattatttttttatgtgacCCAAATAGAAGATTTGTTTCACAAAagtttgtgtatatatatatcaaatatagTTTTCTTGGAGtgattttttgttttataattgagTTTTGGCTCGTGATATCTTTGTATTACATAGTTTCAAATTTCGTGTTGGAGTTTAATTTGGTATGTttgatctctaataaaaatgtAATAGTGTTATGGAGAAAGGATATAAAGAAAGTtagttgatttttaaaaatcatttttctcgAATTTTTTTTGAAGCCCCACACACTTAAAAAATAGTGAATAAAATGGAGATTGATTGAGAGCTTTATTATCCTTCCCACCCATTAGTGGAACTTTTCTAATTGAATCCACGTGAGTTTTGAATAATGAGAATTTCAGGCTATAATTCTTAAAGCAAGATATCCCTTTCActtctcaatttttattttttatttatgaaaaactcGCCTCTCAAATCAAatcttccaaaaaaaaaataaatttgaaaacaaaaacaaatattaCCCAAAAGCTCCCAAAAACTCATTGATTGAATTGCCTTTCAAATTACAAACATAATTATCTTAGAATTTGACATatta is a window encoding:
- the LOC142552190 gene encoding protein DETOXIFICATION 56-like, translated to MEESVAEKANDHQDVPPSLSPNSTLKRAENSILSELKTQCRIAIPLTVMNLTWFAKLAISTAFLGRLGNLSLAGGTLGFTFANVTGFSVLSGLCGAMEPMCGQAFGAKNFRLLHRTLTMATLLLLSATIPIAFLWLNVDKILIQLGQERDISITARHYLAYLLPDLVITSFLCPLKAYLSTQNITVPIMLSSAFAVALHIPINVLLSREKGLEGVSMAAWITDLIVVILLGLYVLITEKKGGEKWKEGGWWELRGTDDWIKLLKLSGPCCLTTCLEWWCYEIMVLLTGRLPNAKQAVGVLAIVLNFDYLLYSVMLSLATCSSIRVSNELGALNARIAYRSAYVSLCISIILGFLGGSIMVSARGVWGPLFSGDEGIVRNVKRMMLWMAIVEVVNFPLAVCGGIVRGTARPWLGMYANICGFYLVALPLGVVLGFRIHLGLGGLLMGFLCGMVVCLVLVFVFVARIDWEDEAEKARMLTSSQQDCEHHVKNVNS